Genomic window (Pseudostreptobacillus hongkongensis):
AAAATATTGAGGTAGAATATGAGTAAATTGATAATAATAGAAGGTACTGATAGTAGTGGTAAACAAACACAAAGTCAAAAGCTTTATGAAAGATTAGTACATGATAATTTAAAAGTTAAAAAAATAAGTTTTCCAGATTATGATTCAGATTCATCTAGTCTTGTTAAGATGTATTTAAATGGTGATTTTGGTAAAAAACCAGAAGACGTAAATCCATATACTGCATCAAGTTTTTATGGTGTAGATAGATTTGCTTCATATAAAATGAAATGGGAAAAAGAATATAAAGAGGGTTATTATATAATAAGTGATAGATATACTACTTCTAATATGGTCCATCAATGTTCAAAAATATCTGATAGTAAGGATAAAAATGATTTTTTAACTTGGCTTGAAGATTTTGAATATAATAAACTAGAGTTACCTAAACCTAATATGGTTATATTTCTAAATGTACCTATAGATTATACTGTTAATTTAATGAAAAATAGGGAAAATAAAATAACCGGAGAAGAAAAAAAAGATATACATGAAAGTAATGTACAGTATTTAAAGAATTCATACTATAATGCTCTTGAAATAGCTAAAAATAAAGGGTGGATAATAGTAGACTGTGTTGAAAATAATGAGATGAAAACTATAGATGAAATACATGAATTAATATATTCTAAAATTAAGGAGGAATTTAATGAAGTTTGATACTTTAAAAGGAATGAAAGACACATATTTTGATGATATGGCAAAATATGAATATATAATTAATACGGCTAAAGAGATTTTTTCTAAATATAGTTATGATAGAGTTATGACTCCTATACTTGAAGAAACAAGTCTTTTTAAAAGAGCTGTAGGTGATGAAACAGATGTTGTTTCAAAAGAAATGTATACATTTATAGATAAGGGTGATAGAAGTGTAACTTTAAGACCTGAAGGTACAGCTGGTGTTGTAAGAGCATATTTAAATGCAGGATTACATAAATCAAATCCCAATGTTAAATGGTACTATTATGGACCTATGTATAGATATGAAGCACCTCAAAAAGGTAGATATAGAGAATTTCATCAAGTTGGTATAGAAAGTTTGGGTATAAGAACACCTTTAATTGATGCAGAAATTATAAAAATGGCTTGTGAATTTCTTGAAAAATTAGGAATTAATGATTTAGTTGTTGAAGTTAATTCTTTAGGAAATATAGATTCAAGATTTAGATATATAGAAGAATTAAAAAAATATCTTAAAGTTAATTTTGATGGATTAAGTA
Coding sequences:
- a CDS encoding dTMP kinase produces the protein MSKLIIIEGTDSSGKQTQSQKLYERLVHDNLKVKKISFPDYDSDSSSLVKMYLNGDFGKKPEDVNPYTASSFYGVDRFASYKMKWEKEYKEGYYIISDRYTTSNMVHQCSKISDSKDKNDFLTWLEDFEYNKLELPKPNMVIFLNVPIDYTVNLMKNRENKITGEEKKDIHESNVQYLKNSYYNALEIAKNKGWIIVDCVENNEMKTIDEIHELIYSKIKEEFNEV